The window CCTTTTTCCTctataaaccctggtccaaccTGCATTTACTCTATTCTGATCCGTAACAGAATGTCTTTCCTCCCCTCACTTCCATATACAAAGAGCAATGTTATGTTTGAGATTGGACTAAGAACTGTTCATCGCAATTAACTTAAACTTAACTCAATTAACTAAATAAACTTGAGTGCAATGTTTGCTATTTAGCTCAAAATGTTCAATCAACAAATTGGATGATATCGCCTCAAGAAATTAGTTTAGGTTAGTATAAAATTTTCGCAATTTACATGAGTCAAAGGTCAAACATTAAGTGTGACAGAtgacttcattttttgttgttcattgtatgtttttttttttccagagtaggacgtaaaaaaaaaaaaaaaagtcaatgcgGCTTTCAATAGCCCTTCAGTAATCAATCGGACTTCTTGATTGTGTGGAAGTGTGGAAAATGAACAGAGACCAGCAGGGGGCACTTCAGGGCCAAAAAAGGTGCACGAGTTTTTCTCCGCGGGGACTCCGCCGACACAATTCCTGTTGCTACTCAACTGATCCATTCTTGATGACACGGTCATCAGCTCTGATCCGCGCCAGGCTGCGTTTTGACGCCGGATGCGGATAATCTCAACTTCTCAGCCTAGGACCACACTTTATTCtgcaacatttcttttcacGCGCTCAGTTATCCTTTTGCGTCGTGCCACCCAATTAAACCAGATTCAACAATTGGCCACCGGATGTTTAACCCTTTTCCCCCTGCGAGCCCCGGCGAGGATTCGGTCTTTACCACTCCAAGGACTCTGCAAGGTGGTCGTCACAAGTGGGCAACATCCAGATGATCCTTTGCGGTAACGTCGCAAAGTAAAGTCTCACTTGTGCAGACGCTGCCGTCTCTGGCAGGTGTGGGTCTGCAGACGCAAAAGTGCGCGTTTCCCACCCAGtgcaaaacagaaacaagCGTTCTGGGTACGTGATCCACTATTTGACCGGCTTCGAGGAACATGTGGAGCTGGGACGCATGCAACAGAAAGCTGTAACATGAGGAGGAGCCGACACCGCGCAAGTATGGGTATGTCAGCTGTCTTTGTGGCTTAATgttatacattatttttaattttccatttttaattatCCATTCTATTTGAACTTCACCTCAACCAGTGATGTCTCAGCTGATGTCTTCTTTGCTCCCCTCAAGGCTTCTATTAGATGACTTGGGGgtaaagaggggggggggggggggtggtccGTCATCAGCCATTTGACAGATAACCTGATGCTTTTTTTCACCAATCGTTTTTCATGCtcgagaaaaagaaaaaaaatgcctgtGCCGTGAAAAAAACAGAGCGTGCAAATTAATTAATCTGATGCTAACAAACACCCATGAACATTCATCTGACTCTGAAATAaattaactaaataaataaattacattcaTTTGAAGTGCCCTCTCACTTTTCGATGTGCAGTTTCTTATTAATcagcttttgtgtgtgcgtgtgtgtgtgtgtgtgtgtgcaggacTTCCTGTGCTTTGCAGATGGCTTGTATtcatcgcggtggtgcctgcctggctgctgGCCGCTCCGAACCCCATGCGTGAGCGTCCCTGCCCGCAGAGCTGCAGATGTGACGGCAAAATAATCTACTGTGAATCCAACGCTTTCCGTGACGTGCCAAGCAACGTGTCAGTGGGAACTCAGGGCCTCTCGCTGCGTTACAACAGCCTGATGAACCTGAGAGCCCACCAGTTTGCGGGTCTCGGTCAACTGGTTTGGCTGTACCTCGATCACAACTACATCGGCGCCGTGGACGGCCAAGCCTTCCACGGTATACGCAGACTCAAAGAACTGATTCTCAGCTCCAATAAAATCACCCTGCTCAAGAATAACACTTTCCACGATGTTCCGAACTTGCGAAATCTTGACCTTTCCTACAATAAACTGCAGGTACTCCAACCAAATCAATTTGTGGGCCTACGGAAGTTACTCAGTTTACACTTGAGGTCAAATTCTTTAAAAACAGTCCCAATGCGTGTTTTCCTTGACTGTCGCAACCTGGAATTCCTAGATGTTGGCTACAACAGGCTCCGGAGCCTCACACGGAACGCCTTTGCCGGACTCTTTAAGCTCGTCGAGCTGCATTTGGAACATAACCAGTTTTCCAAGATCAACTTTGCTCACTTCCCCCGCCTGACTAATCTGAGGGCGCTCTATTTGCAATGGAACCGTATCAAAGTGCTGACCCAAGGCCTGTCGTGGATGTGGACCTCCCTGCAAAAGCTAGACCTGTCCGGGAACGAGCTCCAGACGCTGGATCCGAGCACGTTTCAATGCCTGCCCAACCTCCAGACCCTCAACTTGGACTCTAACAAACTGAACAACGTGTCTCAGCAAACGGTGGAGACTTGGATCTCCCTCACCACCATCAGTCTGGCGGGTAACCTGTGGCACTGTAACCCCAACATATGCCCCCTAGTGGACTGGCTCAAGGCTTTCAAGGGAAACAAGGAGTCCACAATGATTTGCACAGGCCCTAAAGAGGCACAAGGAGAGAAAGTCACCGATGTGGTGGAGACTTACAACATTTGCACAGTAACGCCAAGCCCCATTACCTCAACAAGGGCGCCTCTCACTACTGCATTTCCAACAGAACTGCTCCCCCTTCCCACACGGCCTGAAGTGGTCAAGAAGCTGGCAGAAAACAGGACAGCCTCTCCTACTCCTTCGCAGGCCTCTCCGACAATCCCTTTACCAGACTCTGAGTATGTGTCCTTCCATAAAATCATTGCTGGTACTGTGGCCCTCCTCCTGTCGGTGGCTATAATCCTACTTGTTATCTATGTTTCGTGGAAGCGCTATCCCAGCAGCATCAAGCAGCTTCAGCAACGCTCCACGGTTAAAAAGCGGCAGAAAAAGGCTCGGGAGACTGAGCGCTCCTTTAATTCGCCACTGCAAGAGTATTACGTGGACTACAAGCCTTCACACTCTGAGACAATGGATGTGCTGGTTAATGGGACAGGACCTTACACATACACCATCTCAGGCTCCAGGGAATGCGAGGTATGACCGTTGCCCTCCAAAAATCCATTTCCACTGCGAGGCATGAGAGGTAAATTTTCTAACAATCTGTGGAGACAAACATCCCACACACCCCTTCCCCTACCCCTCCACGCACACCTCCCTGCCCTTGTCTGTTTTGGGATAAGGAAGTAAAGGTCAGTGCACTGTGATTTGCTTTTCAATCCTTGAAATTCTTCCAAGCTGTGATTCCGAGTCAAGCTGTTTTATTGCTAGAATGTCATTCCAATTAGTGGCAGTCCAAGAAGCAGCTCCACATCCTGGGCCACACGCAAAGTAAATTATACACAAAGTATCTTAATCCTTCATTCTTGACATCAAGAGGCAATTGATGTATCCTGATCTTGTCAGCCagtgtgttatttatttaccaatgGCTGCTGTCCCCCAATGGAATAATGAAAATGTATGAGATCGAGTCACTGTGCAGGTGGTCTTCTGCTATCCAGTGTGTTTGTTACCTCGGTGGCAAACACACCTGCCATGTAAATCCACACCATTTTTCTGTCGTGTTGCATATGTAAATAAGACCAAAGTGGCAAAGTAAGTATAATCACATTTATTGGCAGCATAGATTGCATTCTCCAGTAATGACTCGAGCAATCACCTACTTATGTCATTGCCTATTGCCAGGGATTCACTAAATTCAGTCAGTGCAGGCTCGCAGTTGAATGAGAAGTGCCATTTGCATTTTGGCCTTTAAGATGTGCCCTTGTGTACCATCACCAGATGCGTTTCCTTGATGAATGAACTCGTATATGCCATCGCATACACTGCACAAACTTTGGATACTAAGACTCGGTCGGCTCTTTTAGGTGAGTGATTTTAAATCACTATCTGGCACCGAGAGATCGAGACTGAAGTTCTTCAATTTACTCAtgcttagttttttttttcctgcatgtTCTACACATctgtcttcttttgttttatcatCATTGAGTTGAGTGGTATTTAGAGACACTGTGCCAGGGATGATTGATATCGCTAGGATCATGGCTGAGCATATATATGATCGACTTGTGTCCTCCTCGAGTTTCATCACAAACACGTATTCAGTACACAGTAACGGTATACTGTGTCATAAACACCACTTTTGTATGTAATTTGAAATCCAAAACAGTCAATGGCCAGACATGATTTGTTGCCCAGCAAGTTGACTTAAGTTTTTGTACTGGAGTGCAGTATCTGGcttttgggtgtgtgtgtggatagATTCAGGCGTTCAATATATGTACATAAACACACTGATGGGTCATGAAAGTAAATGAAATCACATACTAAAACGTGCAGAGTAAATCCAGTCAAGTTGTGCATCGTGGCTTCCACTAATATGACAGGTGACGCATAAGTACACAAGCAGCTAAATCAGCTCCATGTCAGATATCTGTGGCAAAGCATTTTTCCAAATACAAGGGATGCTTGAGGTAAAATGGCTACCTTTTCAATCTTGCAGCTTTCATGTGTGACTGTGGCATGGGAGCATTAAATGGCAGACCTAATGGGGCTCCTGCTCACTAGAATAACTAATAGCCCATCAGAGGTAAGGAGCCGCGACTTCCCTCAGCTTTGTTATTCCTTGCCCTCTACAGCTCAAGGGAGCAACCCAAGCTGTTAAAGATgtaatgggattttttttttctcccatcgCCACATTTGGCACCAACTATTGGAAATGCAGCAACGCACAACAGAGACAGACTGTCTTAACGTGGTCAGGATTTGTGCTGGAATTACACGGTCACCATATAATGCTGCATTATCCAGGGCCATCGAAACCTTCCGATCCCTTTGAGGTTCCTGTTTTTTGCCCACTGGGACTTGCATCAGAACACGGTGTTGTATGACAGCATGCAAAGTGCATTTAAGGTCTGTGTCACAATAAAACCCACGAGGATGACTTTTCACAGGAATCAAATGGCACACAGCATGTCAAAATGGATGAAAGTGAGAGACAGGGTGCATCCGAGTCATAAATaatcctcctcttctttgttttttttttcctgtcaaaCGCATAGCTGGTGTATGATGGGCAAAGTGTAGATATTGAAATTGAAGCCTGACTCGCATTCTCATTTAAACGTTGCCATGGATTTCCACCAGCAGGCTGACCCGCACACTGTAAGCTCAAACTGAACAATGTTGAATCTGATCAACACTTTGAACCGCGGAGATCCACAGTCTTGTGGCACATTCACTCCCGCGCTCAAACAGCAGCTGCAGTCTCGTTGATGTCCACCCACAGATCAACCCCTGCAAAGGTAGCGCAGATAATattataggaaaaaaaaacctttatcTCACTCAGCGAGGTGCTTGGAGGCTTGAAAAGAAACGGCATTCATCAACAGAGTGAGCATAGCTATTGCTCAACAATAATTTACATGACAAAAAAGGAATGCTGTGAACAAAACTATTTGGAAGCCCagccattaaaataaaaggaacTGAATATGGAAAGGTAATGAGATTGGTCCACAGAGGTGGGTAGACTTGTACTCAAGTGCAAAGGGTGCAgctattgattatttttgtgtttgagtaATCTAGTGATTATTTAcatcaattaatcaaataatcggttgtcatttttttagaaaattaaGACATTACTCAAGATTTTGTACTCTTGTATGTATTCTTTACTGCACAACCAACACTGTAACATTGTAAAAGCTGACcattaaaaattcaaacataaaatacctgagtaaatTAAAGTTTATCCTGAAACATAGGCGGAAACATACGATAAACACCATACATAGTTCCAGGCATATGTTTACGCAGCTTCTTAAATCATCGAGGCAGAGTCGATGCATTTTTCTGATCGCATTATTGGAATTACTCGCTCAGCCCTATACTCAAGATAAGAGTACTCTTACTTTAGTTTATTAGGACTCAAGTAGAGATAAAAAGTACTTGAGGAAGAGTAAACAAGtattcagtggaaaaaaaacattctgagTAACTGATGAATGACTAATTTCATTAGGGCATACAAAATACGGTCTTGGCTGTTTATGCAAATTCAGTCATTGTCCAACAACGACATTAAATAAAACtattaaaatatgaaaagaggttcaaaaacaacaatgcaaTTAATTCACTCGAGGAGAACTGCTTTTTGTGGCATTTCATTCAGTCAGTGTACTCCTTCAGCTTGTAGGGGTGGATCCTCTGTTGACAGACAAAATATCAATGAGGCTTCGAGGAATTTATTCATTAAAACAGAGTCAGCACTAGACCGagacattaaaaacaacacatgtaTATAGTGGTGTCTAaccgaagaaaaaaaagacagattgAAGAAGCTTCCCGTTGACCAAGTTTATTGATTAAGTAGAAGCTTTTCAGTatcttcattttaatggaCTAAAGCAGCACTACCTTCATCGTCGGTCTGTGTGGGTGTGACACGATTCAGCCAATCAAATTGTTTGCTCAGTGTAACTTTACGACTGGAGAAACAGGAAAGAGGATAGGGAGGAAGTTCctggtaaacaaacaaacattgcgcttttaaaatgatgaacagtcaAGAAATGAGGTATCGAATATATTTTGTTGTGAACATTAGCTCAGTGTGCTGAGGTCAACTGTAGTTTGTCAAGAAAGGATGCAGCGAGTCCTTTAATGTTTACTGAATTTAGTTGTGATACTCGGATCTTttgttcaaaaaaaacaaatgaacacaaatgtACAAAGTGTTCATCGTCTTTTAAGTTCAGTACAAATATTATCAATAAATCTAGTTTGTGTATTTTACAATTCTACCTATTGTGGCACTTTGAGACATACACTGtctataattatttattattaatttatataaGGATGTTCATGACCGCGACTTACAAATACTGAAGTGGACCTCTTTCAATTTTAAGTGAGAATTTCTTGAACGCCAAATCGAATGTCGTGAATGCTGTCTGATTCAACAGCAAAGCCTTACTCAAATTGACTTCACAGAGAAATGTCAAGGCTGTGACAAAATAAACAGTGATGTGAAACAGTGAGCATGCCTCAACATGCTTTCCATTGTTTTCCCTTTCTATTGCTTTGAATGATTTGGAACTCCAAAATGTCTGAGATCCCAGTTCTAAAGTTAAACTTGTCATACAAAAATAGTAGCCATTACTCCaatctccaaaaaaaaaaaaagaattgtcgGCTAATGTATGCCACCTTCATAAAAGCTTTACAAGTATGTGTTCTGGTTTCAGAACTATGGATAGTTCCATTTGTCAAATGTAGCCATTTACCAGTCAATCATTCCATCTCAGCACTATGTCAGCCTATGCAAATGAAACTTGCTATTTGGTAATGCAATTTTGCAGACATCTCAAGCATgactttatgtgtgtgtgcgtgcgtgtgagtgtgtgtgcgcgtgattTTATGCAACCTCATAATGAGCAGGGAACAAACTCTAATATAATTctaatactttattttatccCTGCCCCAAAGCTTGGGCATAAATGTGGCAACACGTGTCCTTCTTTTGggtatataaaaaaaggaGTGTTTGCCTGGAACATGCAGCAGTGTGCCTGTTATATTGGCCAAGTATTTGCTTGTTGTTCTTTGGGCACTAGATGCAAGCTGTAGATGATTTAATATGTCAGGAATGAGAAACAAATATCAGCCTTCACAATATTCTGCTCTGACTCGCCCAGACAGCAGCTTGTACAGGCCACTGCAAAAATCCACAGAGGGCAGGCATCCTCGTCACTTGGTAGATTTAAGTTGATTTTGCTAGTTTCACAAAACTCATAAGACGACGAGGAAATATACTATTTTTACGTGGCCTTGAGCTCAGGCGCAGCGATGtccttgaaatgaaatgtttttttggggggaagttgattttattcagaaaaatctgaatttaaactgtttttggggaaaaagcaATAGACGGAGACATTATTCAAAATAAGTGTTGCTTTTTGCCATTGTGGGATTTACTTTATATCTCCTGACACCAAACAAGCTCCAAAACAGTTTTGTCCCCATGAGCATTTACTTACATCAACTTCCCCACAAATAATAGAAAtacttggtttttttttttgtcaatacaTATACTTAAAGACAATGTTAAAATTTAAATTGcgaaaaatgaacattttgactAAATAAGCAGTTAAACAGCATGATTAGACAGGTCCACTCAAGCTCTTGTCTTATGGAGAGTTAGTTGTACAGCCACCAAGGCTTCGAAGCACGTACCTCGGGTCAAAAGTTTCCAACATATACAATAAATGAGCATTGTGTctttgtcattttccctgTGATTGCTTTCGTCTGCCTCCTTCCTTGTCATGCACAAAAATACAAGAGAAAATGTGTCTATTCAAGGAGTTAATGAGACAACACTGGCTGTGCTTTTGTAAGCATTCTCCTCTCTGCAGCGGGGACACAATTTTGatgatacaaaaacaaaaaacaaaattagttTCCAGAAAAAATATCCTGAGCAATTAACCCGTAAATTGATCAAATCGATTAATCAACAACCTACCTTGGTGAGAACAGAGCCTTTAAATGCCCGTGTAATGAGAAGCAATTCACAGCTTATTAGTAGGCAGTTTTATGCCTCATGTTGAGTCTTGACAGATATTGTCAGACAGGTCTTGAgacaattttttaaattgcggTGTAACTGTGAGCATGggttgaggattttttttgtagatgtACGCATTTAGTTGAGGGTGTGAACAGGGTTGATTTGCTTCCCGGTCAACGGAAGCCACTCCTTTCATTCTCTCTAAATTCAGCGTAGATGAGGAGCACAGTCTACATGGTGAGCGCAGGACTGACCCGTATGGGTCCATGCAGGAAATAGATGCGTGCAAAGTGTGTTGATAAGATCACCCCTGTGATGTGAGCACGTtccaccccaaaaatcaaGATGTGCCAGTTTTTACGCTAGAGCGCACATGCTCtgtctacaaaaataaaacccaacaTACGTATCTATTAAGGTGGTTATTCTTTGTGgagtatataatataatataatataatataatataatataatataacatCATatctaattaaaataatatgttttgtttggatCTTCAACAAATTACATGTTACATTAATTTTGTTAAATTTGAACATGGAATTGAACCACTGCAATTGGCTGACAAATAGTCCAGGGTGTCTCCCAAAAGTCAGTTGGAAAAGGCTCCAGCTCAACATGACCCGACTAATgacatataatatataaaacagaTGTCCACTGTCACTGAAAAGATGATTATTTCTGACTTGGGAGTTTGGCTGTGCTTAAATTCTAGTACATCATCAAATAATTtaatgaaacacaaaatgtaggATCCGATTAACTGCAGAAACAAGACCAGTTTAATGCTCAACTTTCTCATTTGATTCTGAAATTGCAAACTTTTGTTCTTACTATCTTGTCATGTGTTGCTATAAAAAAGACACCTATAAAGAATGCTCAAGTGAAAAAGTACAAGATGTTTTGTTCCACAGGAACTGTTGCTTAAGGAAAGAAACATATAAAACGACAAAAACCTGTTCTCTTTCTTCAGTGCAGATTTGAATAAATTTACATGAGAACTACCGTATCTTATTGTGGCAGGAGGTCCAGTGTTATGAAAGCCACATTTAGCCTGTTTACCATTTATTCCCACTTGTAAATCATGCTCAAATCAACTCATCCGGCATTtacttgctttaaaaaaacaacttttctaCCACAAGAAATATCttctgtacacacacacaggaaataATGATGAGCCTTTGATTAAAACTGTTGGAGAGGGAGTCATTAGCAGTAATCAGATGTCACCACCTCACATACATGGCTGTGTGTGAACTCAGCTCTCCCCCAAAACAAACCCACTCTTGAGATGTGTATGATTCACGCTAATATGTCTGCTTTTCTGAGGAGGTGGAATATGTTTCAAACTAATGTAAGACTGTTGCGTAACCACAAGCTTCACTCATGAAGCTCATCCGTTCCAATAGTATTCTTATAATGATATTGGAACTAATAAGATGGTGATAAACACTACATCTGTCTCTagtaataaaatatgcaataaAGTTACTCCATGCTTCAGCGCATAAAAGTGTTCTTTCGCTCCAGGTTAGATGTGCTTGTTTACAGCATTCGTACAATGCGATGCCGTCGGTGTCTCAGACCGATCATTACTCACTCGAGCAGCCAAGTGATTGTCGCAGGTGGATCACCGAGGACGCCTTTTGCTGCAAAGGAGAAAAGGGATGAAAGTCATTGCTTTGTTAACCTCCAAACCGCCATGTGAAATTGAGGTCAGCACTGATTGACAACATCATTAACTCCGCCAAGCAATTGATATTAGACGATTACCTAGTCCTTCACTTAAAGCCAAGATCAAATTAAGCTGTCCGTTCTAAACAAATCATGTGAGTCTGTCGTTTGCGTTGGTGCAAAGTTTTCAAGGCCACACGGTGAAGACACTGGCCAATCAGCTGACACCAATTTTCTGATAATGGAAATCTGACACCCCGGGCGGTGAAAAGAGAGGATTTCAATAATCAGGTGGATGATGTGCTGGGGGGGGCACATCCCTCAAATGAAACATCAAGAGGGCTGAGTTGTAATTTGCCCGCAGAACAACAATGTTTCCCGATCGCCTCTTATCTGCAGGAAACACTACATCATCAAATCAGATTTACATAGCTCACTTTATCGTTTGCTTTGACTcaggttaaaaacaaaatttcgTCAAGTGCAACAGGAATGTTTCGCAGCCTTCGATCATCTGCGTCATTACTGAGAAAGTCCTTCACAATTTTCCAAACTTTCAGCACCTACTGCCTTCTGTCTGAAGGAGAATACAATTCATTTCGAGTGAAATATAGTTCTCAAGTCAAGTTCCTTTGAAAAGTAAGCTTATTAGTCCTTGGTGTTATTCATTTTAGCAACATGATGACAAATGAACTCAAACTTTCAACTAGGGCTGGAGACAGTGCCTTGCTCAAGGGGACCGTAACATTAAGAGACTTGCATCTCTCAACATCTAGTTGCCATTTTTCAGTGTGTCAGCTGCAGGACTCATTTCTCCAACTCCAAAGCCAGACTCCTGACAGATGAGCAACTACCACCATCTCACAGATCAGTTCAAGTGAACTTATTTATGTTGAACTCTGTACGATGCAATAGGACCAAAATAATTGAGGGCTAAggtcaaatgttttcacactTTTATAATAGAAGGTGTATAAAATGAATTGTTCTTTGTCATAGCAAAATTCCTAAAAATTTAAATGTCTCATCTGAGATGTCAACCATGGCAAGACTCCGTAAAGAGGTCCATACCGTGAATATTTCAGTCAGTCACTGTCCAACTACTGTATTAAAACACATCTCAATATGATGATACAACTCGTAAAACCAAGACTGATTGGCTACTCTTTGCAAAGACATGTTTTTGATGCAGCTCTTGTATTTGTCGTTTCAGGCCCGCCTCATTAGTACACAAAAAGCTTCA is drawn from Syngnathus acus chromosome 9, fSynAcu1.2, whole genome shotgun sequence and contains these coding sequences:
- the LOC119126601 gene encoding leucine-rich repeat transmembrane neuronal protein 4 isoform X1, producing MRRSRHRASMGLPVLCRWLVFIAVVPAWLLAAPNPMRERPCPQSCRCDGKIIYCESNAFRDVPSNVSVGTQGLSLRYNSLMNLRAHQFAGLGQLVWLYLDHNYIGAVDGQAFHGIRRLKELILSSNKITLLKNNTFHDVPNLRNLDLSYNKLQVLQPNQFVGLRKLLSLHLRSNSLKTVPMRVFLDCRNLEFLDVGYNRLRSLTRNAFAGLFKLVELHLEHNQFSKINFAHFPRLTNLRALYLQWNRIKVLTQGLSWMWTSLQKLDLSGNELQTLDPSTFQCLPNLQTLNLDSNKLNNVSQQTVETWISLTTISLAGNLWHCNPNICPLVDWLKAFKGNKESTMICTGPKEAQGEKVTDVVETYNICTVTPSPITSTRAPLTTAFPTELLPLPTRPEVVKKLAENRTASPTPSQASPTIPLPDSEYVSFHKIIAGTVALLLSVAIILLVIYVSWKRYPSSIKQLQQRSTVKKRQKKARETERSFNSPLQEYYVDYKPSHSETMDVLVNGTGPYTYTISGSRECEIPLQLRALTYGCEPSVLDYCHAHLHVNLEPHNQEMDALRPSGYQRGPVSVLPPYRFPPPVSSTHY
- the LOC119126601 gene encoding leucine-rich repeat transmembrane neuronal protein 4 isoform X2, whose amino-acid sequence is MRRSRHRASMGLPVLCRWLVFIAVVPAWLLAAPNPMRERPCPQSCRCDGKIIYCESNAFRDVPSNVSVGTQGLSLRYNSLMNLRAHQFAGLGQLVWLYLDHNYIGAVDGQAFHGIRRLKELILSSNKITLLKNNTFHDVPNLRNLDLSYNKLQVLQPNQFVGLRKLLSLHLRSNSLKTVPMRVFLDCRNLEFLDVGYNRLRSLTRNAFAGLFKLVELHLEHNQFSKINFAHFPRLTNLRALYLQWNRIKVLTQGLSWMWTSLQKLDLSGNELQTLDPSTFQCLPNLQTLNLDSNKLNNVSQQTVETWISLTTISLAGNLWHCNPNICPLVDWLKAFKGNKESTMICTGPKEAQGEKVTDVVETYNICTVTPSPITSTRAPLTTAFPTELLPLPTRPEVVKKLAENRTASPTPSQASPTIPLPDSEYVSFHKIIAGTVALLLSVAIILLVIYVSWKRYPSSIKQLQQRSTVKKRQKKARETERSFNSPLQEYYVDYKPSHSETMDVLVNGTGPYTYTISGSRECEV